ATGGAAGATTACATGAAGCAGGCCTTGGAGATTGTGAAGGCTCAAGCCGGCGTGCGGAATATGTCCGAGGAGGAGATCACCTCCATGGTTCAAGCCCTTTCCCAAAAGTTGAAAAACCTGGAAGAGGGCACCCAGGAACAGGAAGAGCAGCAGGAGCAGCAACCGGCGGTCGATCCCAAGAAGGCCATCCGGGAAAAGAGTGTTATCTGCCTCGAATGTGGCAAGCAGTTTAAGGTCCTGACCAAAAAGCACTTGGCCACCCACGGCTTGACCCCGGCCGAATACAAAGAAAAATGGGGTTTCAAGAAAACGCAGGCTCTTATCGCTAAATCGCTGGCCCGCGAACGCAAAAAGAAAATGCAGGAAATGCAGCTTTGGGAACGCCGGAAGAAAAAAAGCGGCGGGGACCAATAACTCCCTTGAGCCTCAAGGTATTCCCTCAAAGCCGTCCGGTTGTTGCCGGGCGGCTTTTTTGTATCTGAAGCAGGTCCAGCAGAGATATCCCCCCTTCGTTACAGAAAAATCACGTCGGGGGCAGCCAAATAGCATGATGGAGAGGAAAAATGCGACGGTGTGTTCTGACAGCGGTGATGATGGTGTTCTTGGTCCCTTCGCTCTGGGCCGGAAGCGGTCCCGGAGTGCGCGTCGAGCATTTGGCCCAAACGAGCCAGAGTTGGAATGCGGCCGAGTTGCCCGGGTATCCGGCAGGGCAACCGGAGGTGACGATTCTGCGGATCACTATCCCCAAAGGGGCTGTCCTGCCGCGACATGCGCATCCGGTCATCAATGCCGGGGTGCTTTTGCGCGGGGAGTTGACGGTCGAGACCGAAACGGGGAAGACCCTGCGTCTTCAAGCCGGCGAGGCCATCGTCGAAGTGGTTGATACCTGGCATTCTGGAGAAAATACCGGTGATGGACCGGCGGAGATCATTGTCTTTTATGCCGGGAGCAAAGGCCGGCCGATTACCGTCAAATAGCGAACCGGGACCATTTCGTGCCGGCCGCACTTAGAAAATGTTGTGCTGAGCAGGCCGTTGAAAATTTCCCCATGGCAGACAGCTGCAATACGTTCAAACGTGTACGTACGGATAGCTACACTGGGACCTTGAACTTTTGTCGTCGTCCCCTGGGAATTTTTGAACGACCTGCAGTATACGAAATTTTTCAACAGTCTATGAGGACCAGATTTTTCTGGCCTGAGTGGTGAAAATGCTTTCTTGCAGAGTCCGATTGTCGATGGTCACCCCTGAAAGATACACACAATCGTTCACAGCCATAGAACGCCCCAGTAATCGCATGGGATTGTACAGGGGCGGACTTGGGACAATGGGGTGGTTGAGCTTGTTGCCGCCTGCCCTGGCGAGGTGGCACCGGCCTCGACGCTTGGGCCCCTGTAATGACCGCTTCCCCTCGCGCCTTTCCCGCCACCAGACATATCCGATCCCGTGCTTTGTACAGAACTGGTCGCCGGCGACGCTGCGTGCGCTCCTTCGCCTTGCGGACCTGTTTTGATGAAGTGTTTTGCACGTCCTGCAGTACACCACCCCGAATCTTCTGCGTCCCGGTTCGATTTTGCAATGACGACGGTCACCTGACCGGATTTTTTGATCCGTGGAACGCTCGGCCCATTACCTGGGGCCACCGCGACCTGTTTGACGATACCCTGGCAGCAAGCTAGTGGTATTCATATAGACACTTAACTACACATATAAGTACTACATATGCAGCACACAACGTTGTCCAGAGCGCTTTTTGTGATCGATCAGGTGAGCAAGGCGCCGGAGGGGTTGCGGTTTTCCGAGATCCGCGCCCGTCTGGGCCAGCCAAGCCCGACCACGGTGACCAAGATCCTGAAGCAATTGGTGGCCGCCAATGTTTTGGTCAAAACCGACACCGGCGCTTACACGCTGGGAGTAAAACCCTATTTCTGGGGCAAGGCCGCTGGGCGGGTGCAGGACACGATGCAGATCATCCGTGGGCACATGCGGCAATTGCATGATGATTTTGAAGCCTCAGTGAATCTCTTCACCTGTTCGGAAAATCGGATGTTATGCCTGGAGAGCTTCATGGCCCCGCAATCGCCGTCCATGTGGCCCGCCGGACAAAGTTTGCCCCTGGAACTGCCGGTTATCGGCTCGGTGTTCTTTTTTCAGCACTCCGCCTTGGCTGAGGAGGATATTCTTCACGCCCAGGTTCAGGCCCATGACCCGGGGGTGGATTTCCAGCAGGTGCGCCGCATGGTGCAAACATCCCTTGAGACTGGACTGCAAGACGATCAGGGGCTGTTTTATCCTGGTGTGCACCGGTTTGCCGTGCCGCTACGAAAAGAGGGAAACGTCTCCATGGTCCTGGGGCTGGGCGTTCTCGCGGCCCGCTTGGAGCGTGGGCTGGCTGTGGAAGATATCACCGCGCGAATGCGTGAGGTCCAAACCCGTATCGAAGAGCGCATGGCTGGGTAGCGCCGCGCTCTTCAAGGGCCAGGCATGATACATGAGACCCGGGACCACGGATTGTGGTGCCAAAACTACCAACGAAGGAGAGTCTATGCGGGGAGAGCAACCCAACATTCTCATTATCCAGGCCGATCAGCTCGCCGCCCCGGCGTTGTCCTGCTACGGCAATCCAGTGACCAAGACCCCGCACCTCGACGCACTGGTCGAGGACGGCGTGGTTTTTGACAACGCCTATTGCAACAATCCGCTCTGCGCGCCGTCGCGTTTTTCCATGATGGCCGGACAGCATTCCTCGGCCATCGGCGCCTACGACAACGGGGCGGAGTTCCCGGCGGACATCCCGACCTTTGCCCACTACCTCCGAGCCGGCGGGTACCGGACCACGCTGTGCGGCAAGATGCACTTTGTCGGCGCGGACCAGCTCCACGGCTTCGAGGAGCGGCTGACCACTGACGTCTATCCCGCGGACCACGGCTGGGCCCCGGATTGGCAGCGCCCCGAACACCGCTTCGACTGGTGGTACCACAACATGGACAGCGTCTATGAGGCCGGGCCCTGTGAGCGGACCAACCAGATCGATTTCGACGATGAGGTTGGGTTTCGGGCCCAGCGGCATATCTACGATCTGGCCCGGGACAGCGACGAGCGGCCTTTTTGTCTGACCGTCTCCTTCACCGATCCCCATGATCCCTACGCCTGCCCCAAGGAATTTTGGGATCTCTACGAGGACGAGGAAATCAACCTGCCTCACGTGGAGCACATTCCGTACGAGCAGTGCGATCCGCACAGCCAGCGGCTGCGTCACGCCTACAAAATGGGGCAGGGAGAAATCGCGCCTGAGGACATCCGCAACGCACGGCGGGCGTATTACGGGCAGATCAGTTACGTCGATGCCAAGATCGGTCGAATCATGAAGGCTCTGGAGGATTGCGGTCTGCGTGAGAACACCATTGTTGTGTTCACCGCTGACCACGGGGATATGCTCGGAGAGCGGGGCCTGTGGTACAAGATGTCCTTTCACGAATGGTCGGCGCGGGTGCCGTTTATCGTCTCTGCGCCGCAACGATTCCAGCCTGGACGGGTGACCACGCCGGTGTCGCTGGTCGATCTTTTGCCCACCCTGCTCGATCTGAGTGGTGATCCCCATCTTGAGGCCCCGGCGGATCGCTTGGATGGACAGAGTCTGGTGCCGCTTTTGCAAGGCGAGGTGGCGAGTCTGGATCGGCCTGTCATTTCTGAATATCTTGGTGAAGGCGCTGTGGCCCCGATGGTCATGGTCCGCTGGGGGCGTTACAAATATATCGCCTGTCCGGCCGATCCGCCGCTGCTTTTTGACCTGCAAGAGGATCCCGATGAATTGGCCAATCTGGCCGGGCGCCCCGAGATGCAGGACATCGAGGTGCAGTTGGACCAAGTGGTTCGCAAGCACCAGGATCTCAACCAACTCCATGAGGCGGTGGTGGCCAGTCAGCAACGCCGTCGGTTGGTCTTTGTCGCCCATATGACCGGGACCCACACCCCGTGGGACTTCCAGCCGGTGTTCGACGCCACGAACCGGTACATGCGCAATCATCTGGATCTCAATGACGTCGAAGGACGCGCACGAATCGAATCCACGTAGCAGAGACCCCCGCCGGAGCGCTGCTCCGGCGGGGGTCTCAGGATGGCCTCAGCTATGGACAATTTTTCGCTTCTGCTCAAACCCGCCTCAGCTGACTGCAATTTGCGCTGCCGGTATTGCTTTTACGACGACAGTGGGCAGCGAAGCGCAGCACCACAACAGCGCAGGATGAGTCAGGCCACGTTGCAATGCGTCCTGCAACGGTATTTCGCCACGACGCAAGAGATCTATTCCATGACGTGGCAGGGCGGTGAGCCGACGCTCATGGGCACCGACTTTTACCAGCGGGTGACCGACTGGCAAAAACGGCTTGCTCCCCAAGGTGCCCGGGTGGTCAATTGCCTGCAGACCAATGCGACGGCGGTGACGCCGGAATTGGCCGACCATTTGGCCCATTACCGCTTTCTGGTCGGGGCCAGCCTGGACGGGCCGGCCCCGGTGCACGACCGGTTCCGCAAGACCCGAGCCGGCCGTCCGACGCACACCCGAGTCGTCAAAGGCATCCGCCTGCTCAAAAATCATGGTGTCCCAGTGAACGCGGTTTGCCTGGTCTCCGCCGCCAATGTCCGGCGCCCCGAGGACGTCTACCGCTACCTCACGCGCCAGGGCCTGACCCATCTGCAGTTTATCCCCTGCGTGGAGCACGACGACCAGGGAAAGCCCTTGCCCTGGAGCATCACCGGTACTCAATGGGGCGCTTTTTTGCGCCGGGTGTTCGCCCTCTGGGACACTCGGGACAAGAGGCGGGTCAGTGTACGCAATTTCGAATCCGTTTTGGCCAGGCTGGTGACCGGTGAAGCGGTGCAGTGCCACATGCACCACCGCTGTAACCAGTACCTGGTCGTGGAATACAACGGCGACGTCTACCCTTGCGATTTTTTCGTCGGACCGGAATACTGCCTGGGCAATCTCCACGACACCTCGTTCGAAGCCATGCGAACTTCAGAGCAGTACGCCCGGTTCGCGGCCCAGAAACAGGCCTGGCCCGAGACCTGCGCGCAGTGCGCTTATCTTGAGCTGTGCTTTGGCGATTGTCTCAAATGCCGCCCAACCAACCACAGAGGAGCACCGAGCCTGCTCTGCGATGGGTGGCGCGATTTTTACGCGGCGACGTTGCCCCGATTCAAGCAACTCGCCGCTTCATTGAACGGGAAGTGACTATCTCACTGACTGTTGAAAAAATCCTTACAACGCAGGTCGTTCAAAAATCCCTGGGAACGGCGACACAACGTTTAAGGTCATAGCGAACGTATTCGTGCGTACGATTTTGAACGTATTGCCGCTGTCTGCCAGTGGGAGATTTTTCAACGGCCTGTCCAAGAGGAGGAAAAATGGAGTGCCCAAATCAAGAGTGGGATGCGGCGACGGATGTGATTGTTGTCGGCAGCGGCTTTGCCGGTTTGTCGGCGGCTATCGAAGCCCGGCAGGCTGGCGCCAAGGTGATGGTCCTTGAGAAAATGCCGATCCCTGGGGGCAATTCCCGCATCAGTGATGGCGCGCTCTGCGCTCCCGGCAACTTTTTGCAGCGCGAACACAAGGTCGAGGATTCGCCCCAGCTCTTCTACGAGGACATATTGCGGGCCGGACGGAGCCGCAATCATCCTCGGCTGGTGCGCGTCCTTGCCGAACAGGCGGCAGCAGCGGTGGATTGGACGCGGGATTTCCTCGGTGTGCCCTATTTGAACCGTGTGGATCGTTTTGGCGGCCACAGTGCGGCCCGGGGCGTGACTTTTGCCTGTCACAGCGGGTTGGACTGCATCCGGGCCATGGTGGCCACCTTCGAGGGATTGGGCGGAGAAATCCGGTACAATTGTCTGTTGGAATCCTTTCTTGTCGACGGGGATCGAACCCTTTGCGGCGTGCGGGTTCGAGAGGGGAATTCCCGCACCCGCGAGGGCTCCGGGACGTCCAAACAGATTCGTGCTAACAAAGGTGTGGTCCTGGCCACCGGGGGATTTGGCAATGACATCGTTTTTCGCACCATGCAGGACCCGCAATTGGTCGAGGACATAGCCAGTACCAATCATAAAGGCGCCACAGCAGACGGTCTCCGGGCCGCCCTTGGCATTGGGGCCATGCCCGTGCAACTGGCCCATATTCAGCTTGGCCCTTGGGGCTGCCCGGACGAGAAAGGCTATGGCACGGCAGCGCGCTTCGCTTCGTATAGCGTTTTCCCAGCGGGTATTCTGGTGGACCCGGAAACCGGCCAACGGTTCGTCAATGAGTGGGGGGATCGGAAGGTACGCACCGACGCTATCCTGGCATTGGGGCACCCTGCTCTCGGCATTGTTGATGACCAAGGAGCACAATTGGATACGGACAGCCTGCGTCACGGCCTACAAACCGGGAAAATCCAGTCCTTTGACAGCCTGGGTGAGATCGCGGCGGCCTATAATATGCCCAAAGAAACCTTCCGCGCCACAGTAGATGCCTACCACGACGCGCTCAGTCGCGGTGTCGAGGATGCATTTGCAAAGGATTTGGGCGCAGGAGCCGTGTCTCTGAGCACCCCGCCGTATTATACACTCAGGCTGTGGCCCAAGGTGCACCATACCATGGGGGGCATCGGGATCGACGAACACGCCCGAGCGCTGGATACCCGTGGACAGGTCATCCCCAGGTTATTTGCCGCGGGGGAGAGCTGTGGCGGGGTGCACGGCGAGAGCCGGCTGGGAGGATGCGCCCTGACGGAATGCATCGTCTTCGGCCGCATCGCCGGCAAAAATGCTGCTGGCGAGGTGAGCAGAAGGAGCGAAGCGGACGGAAACGCTCGTATCATTTGAGCCCGTTGGGCCGGTACACCCGGCATCAGAGCCCGTGTTGGTATTTGACGGTGACTTGCAGGAAGAGCGGGCGTGAGCC
The sequence above is drawn from the Desulfohalobium retbaense DSM 5692 genome and encodes:
- a CDS encoding MucR family transcriptional regulator, which codes for MEDYMKQALEIVKAQAGVRNMSEEEITSMVQALSQKLKNLEEGTQEQEEQQEQQPAVDPKKAIREKSVICLECGKQFKVLTKKHLATHGLTPAEYKEKWGFKKTQALIAKSLARERKKKMQEMQLWERRKKKSGGDQ
- a CDS encoding cupin domain-containing protein, with product MRRCVLTAVMMVFLVPSLWAGSGPGVRVEHLAQTSQSWNAAELPGYPAGQPEVTILRITIPKGAVLPRHAHPVINAGVLLRGELTVETETGKTLRLQAGEAIVEVVDTWHSGENTGDGPAEIIVFYAGSKGRPITVK
- a CDS encoding helix-turn-helix domain-containing protein — translated: MQHTTLSRALFVIDQVSKAPEGLRFSEIRARLGQPSPTTVTKILKQLVAANVLVKTDTGAYTLGVKPYFWGKAAGRVQDTMQIIRGHMRQLHDDFEASVNLFTCSENRMLCLESFMAPQSPSMWPAGQSLPLELPVIGSVFFFQHSALAEEDILHAQVQAHDPGVDFQQVRRMVQTSLETGLQDDQGLFYPGVHRFAVPLRKEGNVSMVLGLGVLAARLERGLAVEDITARMREVQTRIEERMAG
- the betC gene encoding choline-sulfatase codes for the protein MRGEQPNILIIQADQLAAPALSCYGNPVTKTPHLDALVEDGVVFDNAYCNNPLCAPSRFSMMAGQHSSAIGAYDNGAEFPADIPTFAHYLRAGGYRTTLCGKMHFVGADQLHGFEERLTTDVYPADHGWAPDWQRPEHRFDWWYHNMDSVYEAGPCERTNQIDFDDEVGFRAQRHIYDLARDSDERPFCLTVSFTDPHDPYACPKEFWDLYEDEEINLPHVEHIPYEQCDPHSQRLRHAYKMGQGEIAPEDIRNARRAYYGQISYVDAKIGRIMKALEDCGLRENTIVVFTADHGDMLGERGLWYKMSFHEWSARVPFIVSAPQRFQPGRVTTPVSLVDLLPTLLDLSGDPHLEAPADRLDGQSLVPLLQGEVASLDRPVISEYLGEGAVAPMVMVRWGRYKYIACPADPPLLFDLQEDPDELANLAGRPEMQDIEVQLDQVVRKHQDLNQLHEAVVASQQRRRLVFVAHMTGTHTPWDFQPVFDATNRYMRNHLDLNDVEGRARIEST
- a CDS encoding anaerobic sulfatase maturase gives rise to the protein MDNFSLLLKPASADCNLRCRYCFYDDSGQRSAAPQQRRMSQATLQCVLQRYFATTQEIYSMTWQGGEPTLMGTDFYQRVTDWQKRLAPQGARVVNCLQTNATAVTPELADHLAHYRFLVGASLDGPAPVHDRFRKTRAGRPTHTRVVKGIRLLKNHGVPVNAVCLVSAANVRRPEDVYRYLTRQGLTHLQFIPCVEHDDQGKPLPWSITGTQWGAFLRRVFALWDTRDKRRVSVRNFESVLARLVTGEAVQCHMHHRCNQYLVVEYNGDVYPCDFFVGPEYCLGNLHDTSFEAMRTSEQYARFAAQKQAWPETCAQCAYLELCFGDCLKCRPTNHRGAPSLLCDGWRDFYAATLPRFKQLAASLNGK
- a CDS encoding flavocytochrome c, yielding MECPNQEWDAATDVIVVGSGFAGLSAAIEARQAGAKVMVLEKMPIPGGNSRISDGALCAPGNFLQREHKVEDSPQLFYEDILRAGRSRNHPRLVRVLAEQAAAAVDWTRDFLGVPYLNRVDRFGGHSAARGVTFACHSGLDCIRAMVATFEGLGGEIRYNCLLESFLVDGDRTLCGVRVREGNSRTREGSGTSKQIRANKGVVLATGGFGNDIVFRTMQDPQLVEDIASTNHKGATADGLRAALGIGAMPVQLAHIQLGPWGCPDEKGYGTAARFASYSVFPAGILVDPETGQRFVNEWGDRKVRTDAILALGHPALGIVDDQGAQLDTDSLRHGLQTGKIQSFDSLGEIAAAYNMPKETFRATVDAYHDALSRGVEDAFAKDLGAGAVSLSTPPYYTLRLWPKVHHTMGGIGIDEHARALDTRGQVIPRLFAAGESCGGVHGESRLGGCALTECIVFGRIAGKNAAGEVSRRSEADGNARII